A genomic window from Massilia sp. METH4 includes:
- a CDS encoding SMP-30/gluconolactonase/LRE family protein — MANPSIERIDGVRCATGESPAWDAAARAWYWVDIPAKRVWRLDAAGKARSWDLPEMAGCVAPRARGGLIAGMETGMYDVDLFDNGTVSTALLGKPSDLGAGMRFNDGRTDRQGRFWAGTMFMDMSAAKDIGQLYRYDGKGLSQPVVSGLLTQNGLSWSPDGKTMYLSDSHPKSRLIWAFDYDVETGIPSNRRVFANLADHVGRPDGAVVDADGCYWSCANDAGALLRFTPQGKLDRRIDVPFAKPSMCTFGGPDLRTMIVTSIVSGKPEDAEWGGSVILLNPGVQGLADASCAF; from the coding sequence ATGGCGAACCCGTCGATCGAGCGTATCGACGGCGTGCGTTGCGCGACGGGCGAAAGCCCGGCGTGGGACGCCGCCGCCCGGGCGTGGTACTGGGTCGACATTCCCGCGAAACGCGTCTGGCGGCTCGACGCCGCCGGCAAGGCGCGCTCGTGGGACCTGCCCGAAATGGCCGGCTGCGTGGCACCTCGTGCCCGCGGCGGCCTGATCGCCGGCATGGAAACGGGGATGTACGACGTCGACCTGTTCGACAATGGCACGGTATCCACTGCCTTGCTGGGCAAGCCGTCCGACCTCGGCGCCGGCATGCGCTTCAACGATGGCCGCACCGACCGCCAGGGCCGCTTCTGGGCCGGCACCATGTTCATGGACATGAGTGCCGCGAAGGATATCGGGCAGCTGTACCGCTACGATGGCAAGGGCCTGTCGCAACCCGTCGTGTCCGGCCTGCTGACGCAGAACGGCCTGTCGTGGTCGCCCGATGGCAAGACGATGTACCTGTCCGATTCGCACCCGAAAAGCCGCTTGATATGGGCCTTCGACTACGACGTCGAGACCGGTATCCCGTCGAACCGCCGCGTCTTTGCCAACCTGGCCGACCACGTGGGCCGTCCCGATGGCGCCGTGGTCGATGCCGATGGCTGCTACTGGTCGTGCGCCAACGATGCCGGCGCCCTGCTCCGCTTCACCCCGCAGGGCAAGCTGGACCGCCGCATCGACGTGCCGTTCGCGAAACCGTCGATGTGCACGTTCGGCGGCCCGGACCTGCGCACGATGATCGTTACCTCGATCGTCTCCGGCAAGCCGGAAGACGCCGAGTGGGGCGGCAGCGTGATCCTGCTGAATCCAGGCGTGCAGGGTCTTGCCGACGCTTCCTGCGCGTTCTGA